Genomic segment of Deltaproteobacteria bacterium:
TCTTGCCGCGCTCGGTTATGTAGGGTCTGAGCGCCTTGGCGTCCTTGTAGTCTATCTTTATCTCCGGGTTGGTGCAGAAGCGGCAGACCTTGCGCCTGTGGTAACCCCTGCGCGGTCCGCCGTGGTAGCGGCCGCCGGGCCGTCCTCCGCGGCCGTCCCTGCTCTCTCTCTCCCTTGCGTTGCTCATCTCTCGCCTCCTTCGTCGC
This window contains:
- the rpsR gene encoding 30S ribosomal protein S18 codes for the protein MSNARERESRDGRGGRPGGRYHGGPRRGYHRRKVCRFCTNPEIKIDYKDAKALRPYITERGKITPRRVSGNCAAHQRKVSQAIKRARNIAILPFTTTSI